The following proteins are co-located in the Silene latifolia isolate original U9 population chromosome 1, ASM4854445v1, whole genome shotgun sequence genome:
- the LOC141586313 gene encoding uncharacterized protein LOC141586313 — translation MVAALNRFISRSSERCKNFYNLLRKNKQFKWTPEHEEAFQDLKLYLSSPPLLAKPEKGEPLSVYLSVTDTAVSAVLEKKLEGQQHPIYYVSKSLLDAEMRYGYLKTKDEKMILYLEYAKKLCDKFISFDIEQIQRDLNSQADALASLGSNFTPAIFDKVPIVHLLELAISKPEQVNPINTDNDSWTKPYYDWFLQDSFRQVTEKEVISFIRTNIICRYEVLSEIVCDNDTQFVGKRTKAFCDKWNINPGTSTPGYPKANGQAESSNKVVINCLKKKLKSRRGRWVEELALVLWADMTTPKT, via the exons ATGGTAGCTGCCCTGAACAGGTTTATATCCAGGTCATCTGAAAGGTGTAAAAATTTTTACAACCTACTCAGAAAAAACAAACAGTTTAAGTGGACCCCTGAACATGAGGAAGCCTTTCAGGACCTAAAACTATACCTTTCTTCTCCACCTTTGTTGGCCAAGCCAGAAAAGGGAGAGCCTTTATCAGTATATCTTTCCGTTACTGATACGGCAGTAAGTGCAGTTTTGGAAAAGAAACTAGAAGGCCAGCAACATCctatctattatgtaagtaaaagtctactagatgctgaaatgaggtatggtTACTTGAAAA CAAAGGATGAAAAAATGATTTTATACTTGGAATATGCTAAGAAACTTTGCGACAAATTCATTTCATTTGATATTGAGCAAATACAAAGAGACCTAAATtcccaggctgatgctttggccagccttggttcaaatttcacccctgCTATTTTTGATAAAGTACCTATTGTACATTTGCTTGAACTTGCTATCAGCAAGCCTGAGCAAGTCAACCCTATAAACACTGACAATGACTCctggactaaaccttattatgattggttcctgCAAG ATTCTTTCAGGCAGGTTACTGAgaaggaagtaatatccttcatcaggacaaatatCATATGCAGGTATGAAGTCCTTTCAGAGATAGTCTGTGACAATGACACTCAGTTCGTCGGAAAAAGAACCAAGGCTTTCTGTGATAAATGGAATATCAACCCGGGGACTTCAACTCCTGGCTACCCAAAAGCAAACggccaggctgaatcaagcaacaaggtagtcatcaACTGCCTGAAAAAGAAGTTAAAGAGTAGACGAGGCAGATGGGTTGAAGAGCTTGCATTAGTGTTATGGGCAGATATGACAACTCCAAAGACGTGA